A single region of the Salvelinus sp. IW2-2015 linkage group LG20, ASM291031v2, whole genome shotgun sequence genome encodes:
- the LOC111981975 gene encoding gastrula zinc finger protein XlCGF57.1, with amino-acid sequence MAELETECITLGLDTLQASECGSLPLDTLRPECTSPTLHLLSSDCSTLGTLAAEIAEPMVMLPCVKTEPADDLDPIRTVDLSEIQPLSTAELGHEQIKMEISGLDYIKSEHHVHDLHCFHSSEYESDSYSMKSHYEPSLVFDYITHVSDSLDYIRSEQHADLQCYYTTELGAIKTEYEPNLMSNHIKTEMSLESIHMAELRTELNKLSHDGVMEGHRLDNEFPGAGGLYELQSTHAGKGPGHTSPKGHSTTPRKPRNLSGEKPFSCTQCGKNFSTLGNLKTHQRIHTGERPYTCSQCGKSFGQAGNLKRHQLIHTGQKPYVCAHCPKGFTKADDLRSHQRLHTGEKPFCCLQCGKSFSQSKELKAHQLSHTGERPFCCQHCGKSFTKEMSYHNHLQIHTGEKPYCCSQCGKTFSNSGVLKTHEKIHSGVRPFGCTQCGKSFGRLGHLKAHQQIHTGERPFACLQCGKNFSQSGHLKAHEQIHKRERSDMSSSSSSGGSSSRSTDSS; translated from the coding sequence ATGgcagagttagagacagagtgCATCACGCTAGGACTTGACACGCTGCAAGCATCAGAGTGTGGCTCACTGCCGCTGGATACACTTCGGCCTGAGTGCACCTCGCCAACCCTCCACCTGCTCTCGTCTGACTGCAGCACGCTCGGAACGCTGGCGGCAGAGATTGCAGAGCCCATGGTCATGCTGCCTTGCGTGAAGACTGAGCCTGCAGACGACCTGGACCCCATCCGCACCGTGGACCTGTCAGAGATCCAGCCATTGAGCACGGCGGAGCTGGGCCACGAACAGATCAAGATGGAGATCAGTGGGTTGGACTACATCAAGTCTGAGCACCACGTCCATGACCTCCACTGCTTCCACAGCTCTGAGTACGAGAGTGACTCGTATTCTATGAAGTCTCACTACGAGCCCAGCCTGGTGTTCGACTACATCACCCACGTGTCCGACAGCCTGGACTACATCAGGTCGGAACAGCACGCCGACCTGCAGTGTTATTACACCACCGAGCTCGGGGCCATCAAGACTGAGTATGAGCCCAACCTGATGTCCAACCACATCAAGACAGAGATGAGCCTAGAGTCCATCCACATGGCCGAGCTCCGGACCGAGCTTAACAAGCTCAGCCATGACGGGGTCATGGAAGGCCATAGACTGGACAACGAGTTCCCTGGCGCAGGAGGCCTCTACGAGCTGCAGTCCACCCATGCTGGCAAAGGCCCAGGCCACACAAGCCCGAAAGGGCATAGCACAACCCCACGCAAACCTCGTAACCTCAGTGGTGAGAAGCCTTTCTCTTGCACCCAGTGTGGGAAGAATTTCAGCACTCTGGGGAACCTCAAAACACACCAGCGTATTCATACAGGAGAGAGGCCATATACCTGCTCGCAGTGCGGCAAGAGCTTCGGCCAGGCAGggaacctgaagaggcaccagctTATTCACACGGGTCAGAAACCCTACGTCTGTGCCCACTGCCCCAAGGGCTTCACCAAAGCAGATGACCTCCGCTCACACCAGCGTCTACACACCGGCGAGAAGCCCTTCTGTTGCcttcagtgtgggaagagcttcagtcAGTCCAAGGAGCTCAAAGCCCACCAGCTAAGCCACACCGGAGAGAGGCCTTTCTGCTGCCAACACTGTGGAAAGAGCTTCACCAAGGAAATGAGCTACCACAAccacctgcagattcatactggTGAGAAACCGTACTGCTGCTCTCAGTGCGGGAAGACATTCAGCAACTCGGGGGTCCTCAAAACACACGAGAAGATACATTCCGGGGTGAGGCCATTCGGCTGCACACAGTGCGGTAAGAGCTTTGGCCGTTTGGGACATCTTAAAGCACACCAGCAAATCCACACTGGGGAGCGACCTTTCGCCTGCCTCCAGTGTGGGAAGAACTTCAGCCAGTCAGGCCATCTCAAAGCACATGAGCAAATTcacaaaagagagagatcagacatGAGCAGCTCCAGCAGCAGTGGTGGTAGCAGCAGCCGCAGTACTGATAGTAGCTAA